In Xanthomonas sacchari, a genomic segment contains:
- a CDS encoding ABC transporter ATP-binding protein: protein MALSEARTDHLPAPPPVKGGGYVSIAGLRKEFDGFVALDDIDLDIGQGEIFALLGGSGSGKSTLLRCLGGFEQPSRGRIVLDGQALDGLPPYRRPLNMMFQSYALFPHMSVEQNIAFGLKQDGLSRAAIASRVGEMLELVRLGTLGKRKPHQLSGGQQQRVALARSLAKRPKLLLLDEPMGALDKKLRSQMQLELVSIIETSGVTCVMVTHDQEEAMTMATRIALMEHGRIRQVGTPGDIYESPNSRFVAEFIGSVNMFEGRIGEDHPDHVTVLCPQFPVPIYISHGITGVEGQDVAFAVRPEKVWITKDEPEQTYNKARGTIEDIAYFGSHSIFHVRLPSGIRVQSNFANQKRWDSEGMTWGDAVWVSWDDNDGVVLTA, encoded by the coding sequence ATGGCGTTGAGCGAAGCGAGAACCGACCATCTGCCGGCGCCGCCGCCGGTCAAGGGTGGCGGCTATGTGTCCATCGCCGGCCTGCGCAAGGAGTTCGACGGCTTCGTCGCGCTGGACGACATCGACCTGGACATCGGCCAGGGCGAGATCTTCGCGCTGCTCGGCGGCTCCGGCAGCGGCAAGTCCACGCTGCTGCGTTGCCTGGGCGGGTTCGAGCAGCCCAGCCGTGGCCGCATCGTGCTCGACGGCCAGGCGCTGGACGGGCTGCCGCCGTATCGGCGCCCGCTCAATATGATGTTCCAGTCCTATGCGCTGTTCCCGCACATGAGCGTGGAGCAGAACATCGCCTTCGGCCTGAAGCAGGATGGGCTGTCGCGCGCGGCCATCGCCAGCCGCGTCGGCGAGATGCTGGAGCTGGTGCGGCTGGGCACGCTCGGCAAGCGCAAGCCGCACCAGCTCTCCGGCGGCCAGCAACAGCGCGTGGCGCTGGCGCGCTCGCTGGCCAAGCGGCCCAAACTGCTGCTGCTGGACGAGCCGATGGGCGCGCTGGACAAGAAGCTGCGCTCGCAGATGCAGCTGGAGCTGGTCTCCATCATTGAGACCTCGGGCGTGACCTGCGTGATGGTCACCCACGACCAGGAGGAGGCGATGACCATGGCCACGCGCATCGCGCTGATGGAGCATGGCCGCATCCGCCAGGTCGGCACCCCGGGCGACATCTACGAGTCGCCCAACAGCCGCTTCGTCGCCGAGTTCATCGGCTCGGTGAACATGTTCGAGGGCCGGATCGGCGAGGACCACCCGGACCACGTGACGGTGCTGTGCCCGCAATTCCCGGTGCCGATCTACATCAGCCACGGCATCACCGGCGTGGAAGGGCAGGACGTGGCGTTTGCGGTGCGTCCGGAAAAGGTCTGGATCACCAAGGACGAACCCGAACAGACCTACAACAAGGCGCGCGGCACCATCGAGGACATCGCTTATTTCGGCAGCCATTCGATCTTCCACGTGCGCCTGCCCAGCGGCATCCGGGTGCAGTCCAATTTCGCCAACCAGAAGCGCTGGGACAGCGAAGGCATGACCTGGGGCGATGCGGTCTGGGTGTCGTGGGACGACAACGACGGCGTGGTGCTGACCGCATGA
- a CDS encoding ABC transporter permease subunit, with protein sequence MRWLVIAAPYLWLLLFFAIPFLIVLRISFSEQAIRSPPYSELLEIRDGVLTLKLTLQNYLALLRDHQYIEAYWGSIKIAGISTALTLLIGYPMAYAIARLSPSARNIAMMLVVLPSWTSFLIRVYAWIGILDSNGVLNRALLALGLIDAPLHILYTPVAAYIGIVYCYLPFMVLPLYATLVKLDQRLLEAAYDLGAPPWKAFLTVTLPLSRPGIVAGCMLVMIPAVGEFVIPEMLGGPDTLMIGRVLWGEFFNNRDWPTASAVAIAMLALLMVPILIFNRYQQRQLEGGHA encoded by the coding sequence ATGCGCTGGCTGGTGATCGCCGCGCCCTACCTGTGGCTGCTGCTGTTCTTCGCGATCCCGTTCCTGATCGTGCTGCGCATCTCCTTCTCCGAACAGGCGATCCGCAGTCCGCCGTACAGCGAACTGCTGGAGATCCGCGACGGCGTGCTGACGCTGAAGCTGACCCTGCAGAACTACCTGGCGCTGCTGCGCGACCACCAGTACATCGAGGCCTACTGGGGCTCGATCAAGATCGCCGGCATCTCCACCGCGCTGACCCTGCTGATCGGCTACCCGATGGCCTACGCGATCGCGCGGCTGTCGCCGTCGGCGCGCAATATCGCGATGATGCTGGTGGTGCTGCCGTCGTGGACCTCGTTCCTGATCCGCGTCTACGCCTGGATCGGCATCCTCGACAGCAACGGCGTGCTCAACCGCGCGCTGCTGGCATTGGGCCTGATCGATGCGCCGCTGCACATCCTGTACACCCCGGTCGCCGCCTACATCGGCATCGTCTACTGCTACCTGCCGTTCATGGTGCTGCCGCTGTACGCGACCCTGGTCAAGCTCGACCAGCGCCTGCTCGAGGCCGCCTACGATCTCGGCGCGCCGCCGTGGAAGGCGTTCCTGACCGTGACTCTGCCGCTGTCGCGGCCGGGCATCGTCGCCGGCTGCATGCTGGTGATGATCCCGGCGGTGGGCGAGTTCGTGATCCCGGAGATGCTCGGCGGCCCGGACACGCTGATGATCGGCCGGGTGTTGTGGGGCGAATTCTTCAATAACCGCGACTGGCCGACCGCCTCGGCGGTGGCGATCGCGATGCTGGCATTGTTGATGGTGCCGATCCTGATCTTCAACCGCTACCAGCAGCGCCAGCTCGAAGGCGGGCACGCATGA
- a CDS encoding ABC transporter permease subunit codes for MSGVRGGMGTVLRWTVLGAGFAFMYLPILLLMVYSFNASKLATVWAGFSTKWYGELLRDRQILQAAWISLKVAFWTATASMVIGTLAAMAMTRFRRFPSKSLFGALVTAPLVMPEVIIGLSIMMMLVSMGGVLGIPPKGVMAIWAAHVTFTLSFVTVVVSSRLQELDRSLEEAAMDLGANRLKVFFLITVPIIAPALVSGWLLAFTLSLDDVVIANFVAGPDSTTLPMTVFSSVRMGLKPKINALATLMVLAVSIAAVVGWWLMARSEKRRQRDMQLAQQQAG; via the coding sequence ATGAGCGGCGTGCGCGGCGGCATGGGCACGGTGCTGCGCTGGACGGTACTCGGCGCCGGCTTCGCCTTCATGTACCTGCCGATCCTGCTGTTGATGGTGTATTCGTTCAATGCCTCCAAGCTGGCGACGGTGTGGGCCGGGTTCTCCACCAAGTGGTACGGCGAGTTGCTGCGCGACCGGCAGATCCTGCAGGCGGCGTGGATCAGCCTGAAGGTGGCGTTCTGGACGGCCACCGCGTCGATGGTGATCGGCACGCTGGCGGCGATGGCGATGACCCGCTTCCGGCGTTTTCCCAGCAAGAGCCTGTTCGGCGCGCTGGTGACCGCGCCGCTGGTGATGCCGGAGGTGATCATCGGCCTGTCGATCATGATGATGCTGGTGTCGATGGGCGGCGTGCTCGGCATTCCGCCCAAGGGCGTGATGGCGATCTGGGCGGCGCACGTCACCTTCACGTTGTCCTTCGTCACCGTGGTGGTGTCCTCGCGCCTGCAGGAGCTGGACCGCTCGCTGGAGGAGGCGGCGATGGACCTGGGCGCCAACCGGCTCAAGGTGTTCTTCCTGATCACCGTGCCGATCATCGCCCCGGCGCTGGTGTCGGGTTGGCTGCTGGCGTTCACCCTGTCGCTGGACGACGTGGTGATCGCCAACTTCGTCGCCGGCCCGGATTCGACCACGCTGCCGATGACCGTGTTCTCCTCGGTGCGCATGGGCCTGAAGCCCAAGATCAACGCGCTGGCCACGCTGATGGTGCTGGCGGTGTCGATCGCCGCCGTCGTCGGCTGGTGGCTGATGGCGCGCAGCGAGAAGCGGCGCCAGCGCGACATGCAGCTGGCGCAGCAGCAGGCGGGCTAG
- a CDS encoding NAD-dependent succinate-semialdehyde dehydrogenase: MPYDTVNPATGQVEHRQELMDAAAVERRLAASAQAFPDWAATPLEQRGALLRKVGAQLREQRDAIQRVMTAEMGKLRKEALAELDKCAAACDYYADHAAEYLREQTVATDAQRSYVRYEPLGCVLAVMPWNFPIWQVFRFLAPALMAGNVALLKHASNVPRCADAIARVLADAGVPAGVFDVLHIDNDQAAEVLRDARVAAVTLTGSERAGRSIAANAGGQLKKCVMELGGSDAFVVLDDADLDATVAAAVKSRFDNAGQTCIAAKRFVVVEAIADAFVRRFVAAAAARRLGDPQDEATTLAPMARQDLRDELHKQVQASIAKGATPLLGCEPERGSHAGYPASILDQVAPGMPAYDEELFGPVAAILRVADEAEAVRVANDTTFGLGGSVWTADRARGERVACQLECGAAFVNAIVKSDVRLPFGGIKRSGFGRELAEHGIHEFMNIKSVYVA, translated from the coding sequence ATGCCTTACGACACCGTCAATCCCGCCACCGGCCAGGTCGAACACCGCCAGGAGCTGATGGACGCCGCCGCCGTCGAGCGGCGTCTGGCCGCCTCCGCACAGGCATTCCCCGACTGGGCGGCGACCCCGCTGGAGCAGCGCGGCGCGCTGCTGCGCAAGGTCGGGGCGCAGTTGCGCGAACAGCGCGATGCGATCCAGCGGGTGATGACCGCGGAAATGGGCAAGCTGCGCAAGGAGGCGCTGGCCGAACTCGACAAGTGCGCTGCAGCCTGCGACTACTACGCCGACCACGCGGCCGAGTATCTGCGCGAGCAGACGGTGGCCACCGATGCGCAGCGCAGCTACGTGCGTTACGAACCGCTGGGCTGCGTGCTGGCGGTGATGCCGTGGAACTTCCCGATCTGGCAGGTGTTCCGCTTCCTGGCGCCGGCGCTGATGGCCGGCAACGTCGCGCTGCTCAAGCACGCCAGCAACGTGCCGCGCTGCGCCGACGCGATCGCCAGGGTGCTCGCCGATGCCGGCGTGCCGGCCGGGGTGTTCGACGTGCTGCACATCGACAACGACCAGGCCGCCGAGGTGCTGCGCGATGCGCGCGTGGCCGCGGTGACCCTCACCGGCAGCGAGCGTGCCGGCCGTTCCATCGCCGCCAATGCCGGCGGGCAGTTGAAGAAGTGCGTGATGGAGCTGGGCGGCAGCGATGCCTTCGTGGTGCTGGACGATGCTGACCTGGACGCCACCGTGGCTGCGGCGGTGAAGTCGCGCTTCGACAACGCCGGGCAGACCTGCATCGCCGCCAAGCGCTTCGTGGTGGTCGAGGCGATCGCCGACGCGTTCGTGCGCCGCTTCGTGGCCGCTGCCGCCGCGCGGCGCCTGGGCGATCCGCAGGACGAGGCGACCACGCTGGCGCCGATGGCCCGCCAGGACCTGCGCGACGAACTGCACAAGCAGGTGCAGGCCAGCATCGCCAAGGGCGCAACGCCGCTGCTGGGCTGCGAACCCGAGCGCGGCAGCCACGCCGGCTATCCGGCGTCGATCCTCGACCAGGTGGCGCCGGGCATGCCGGCCTACGACGAAGAACTGTTCGGTCCGGTCGCGGCGATCCTGCGCGTGGCCGACGAAGCCGAGGCGGTACGCGTGGCCAACGACACCACCTTCGGCCTCGGCGGCAGCGTCTGGACCGCCGACCGCGCCCGCGGCGAACGCGTGGCCTGCCAACTCGAATGCGGCGCCGCCTTCGTCAACGCCATCGTCAAGAGCGACGTGCGCCTGCCGTTCGGCGGCATCAAGCGCTCCGGCTTCG